GGTCATTCTTGGTTGTCTTGAAGGCCTATTAGGTTCTTATGGGTTTCTAGgtggtttaaattttatcccTCATTGTCAGAACGCTCAAGGTTAGCTCATCGAGGCTAATTTAAGTCCCAAGGTGCACTCAGATTTAGACCTTTGATTGTTTCTCACGATCTTGGAGTGCACggtttattaaaaatattttgacttAGAAAGAACAATGAGTTATTGTGATAAAGCTTTAATGAAAAACCTAATATTAGGTAATAAGGATGCATGCAAGTTTTATGGGAAGAGGAGCATACTTAGGGtctaaactaaaaattaaggaaaaattatcaaaatatccCAACGATGTTGGTATGAAGTTGCATGGCCCAAATCAACCCTAAACAACTTGATATTTATCTAAGACGGCTACCTATGACATgcttaattcataatttttcttatcatCCCCTGGTTTCTGCAACACCAATCTTAAAGATCGAGTAACTCCTCTTTCCTCACAAAAATTGagtggctctaataccattccTTACGCTTAATGACTTGAGCCCTTACAATTTACACGAGCTCTGTCATCCTAGCTTAATACATTTACAtttaatacatatatttacaaTTTACACGTTCATCAATTTCTCAATGAAAATAGGAACTCCTTTTACATCAATGACTTGATGAAAGAGGAAGGCCATATTCATCCAAAATATGATGAAAGTAGGAAAAGATACACCAGTAATagagaaaaaccaaaataaaaaatccaaaagatGGAAGGTTGATGAAGCTCAAGGATCAACAGGCATTAGGGTTGATCCGATTGACGCTTTCCAGAAATGTGGCGTTTAACATAATCAAGTAGAaaacaacgtcagatctgttGAAGGCATTGTCAAATATGTACAAAAAACCTTCAGTTATGAACAAGATGTATTAATGAgaagattgttcaatctacagatgtctgaaggtgaatctgttgctgatcatataaatgtTTGAAGGTGGATATGTGGCGTTTAACATAATCAAGTAGAAAACAATGTCAAATCTATTGAAGACATTGTCAAATATGTACAAAAAACTGTCAGTTATGAACAAGATGTATTTAATGCGGaaattgttcaatctacaaatgtctgaaggtAGATCTAttgctgatcatataaatgaattcaatatgattgtaagtcaactgagttcagtgaaaattaatttcgaggatgaaattaaagtattgaTTTTGATGCCATCATTACACGAGTCATGGGAGATCATTGTTGCCACGATCAGTTGTTTCCGAGGATTTGAGAAACTGAAGTTCGATGAAATCtaagatgtagttctcagtgAAGGTATTCACAAACGAGAAATTGGGGATTCAACTGGTAGTGCTCTTAGTGTTGTCCAAAGGGAAAGGTTTTCCAAACAAAAGGCCCAAACAAAGgtcgatcaaaatcaaagaaccgtgaaaattttccaaacaaatcaaacgtaacgtgttggagttgtggagaaaaatgtcactttcggacagattgtacaagacTAAAGAGAAAGTAGATTCATAAATCAAAGGAgaatgatgattctataaattgagcagaagacattggaaATGTtctaatcctcagcgtggACAATGCAATTGAATCCTGAATTTTGGATTCAAGtgtatcttttcatttatttggattcaggtgcatcttttcatttatctcCAAATAGAAactgtttcaaaatttcacgTCTGGAAATTTCGATAAGGcatatcttgccgacaacaaagcTTTGGAGATTGAAAGAAAGaggatgtctgcataaaaactccagTAGGAAATCAGTGAACATTAcaggatgtcagatatattcttGGGCTCAAGAAGAACTTGATTAGGTGAGTTGGATAACACACGTTATGCAACAGAGTTTGTAAAGAGTTTGTTGAAGATTTTGAAGGGTGGTATGGTTTGTTAAAGATGGTCATACTAGACCTTTACTCTAGGGTTGAAATGACTACCATTTCGTTAGGATCTCCACTACTCTAGGAAAGTTAGAACCACTCAATAAATTAGTGGGggttgttttttctattttggaGTTTGCTAATTTTATCGtttctaaatttgttattttgtaaGGCTATAAAAGCTAACCAAGTTGATTTGTTCCATAATACAATTGATTTCAAAGCTTTAGTTTGTGTGTTTACAACATTTGGTATTTTAGCCACGTCGCAAAGCCTAattgtgagaagaagaaactgcaattttttttgttaaagagTGAGCTGAAAGAGATTCAAAGTATGGCAGCTGAAATCAACTTCGTTCAACCGGCAATTCCTAAGTTTGATGGTCATTATGATAATTGGTCTATGcttatggaaaattttcttcgTTCAAAGGAATATGGGTTCTTGGTGGAGACCAGAATCCTTGTCACAGCAGAAGGAGTAGAGATTACCGAAgcacaacaaaaaacaattGCAGACTAGAAGCTGAAAGACTTGAAGGTCAAGAATTATTTATTCCAAGCCATTGATCGAACTATTATGGAAACGATCCTTAATAGAGATACTGCAAAATAAATTTGGGACTCTATGAATAAATTTGGGACTCTATGAAGTAGAAGTACCAGGGTTCCACAAGAGTCAAAAGAGTTTGAAGTCCTACAGATGAAAGAAGGTGAGAGTGTTGATGCATATTTTGCACGAACTCTCGCCATTGCAAACAAGATGAAAATTCATGGCGAACACATGAAACAAGTGgtgattattgaaaaaatcttgagaTCAATGACCTCAAGGTTTGACTATGTCATATGTTCGATTGAGGAGTCTAATAACTTAAACACTTTAACAATCGATGAATTGCAAAGCAGCTTGCTGGTACATTAGCAAAGACTGAATGGGCGTGTAGGTGATGAGCAAGCACTAAAGGTGACATATGATACTAGATTCGGAGGAAGAGGAGTTGATCGAGATCGTGAAGTTTTTCGAGGAAGAGgtagaggaaaaggaagaggTAGACATCCATTCAACAAAACTACAGTTCAATGTTATAAGTGTCATTAGTTAGACACTTTAGATATGAGTGTTCTCAATGAGAAAAGGAAGCAAATTATGCTGAGCttgaggatgaagaagaaatcttgTTGATGTCATATGTGGAGCTCAATCAATCAAGGAAGGAAGATGTTTGGTTCCTTGATTCGGGATGTAGCAATCATATGTGTGCAAACAAGGAATGGTTCTCAGATTTTGACGAGGAATTTCAACAATCTGTGAAGCTTGGAAATAATTTCAAGATGACGGTGTGGGAAAAGGTAACATCAGATTGCAAGTTGCTAGAGTCACTCATGTAATCACTGATGTTTTCTATATACTTGAGTTGAAAAACAATCTCTCAAGTCTTGGATAATTGCAAGAAAGAGGTGTATCTATTTTGATAAAACATGGAGAAGGCAAAATCTATCATCCCAAGAAGAGGCTTATTATACAAACAACAATGTCTGCCAATAGGATGTTCATATTACTTGTAAGAATCATGCCACAAACTGCCACTTGCTTCCAAACAATTATAGAAGACAACACTCATCCTTGGCATCGTAGATATGAGCATCTAGGCTTCAAAAGTTTGAGAATATTACAACATAAGCAAATGGTGAGAGGGTTACCCCAATTGAAAGTATCATCTAAAATATGCACTGATTGCATGGTGGGAAAGAAACATAAGGATGCATTTCCAAATAGAACTTTATGGAGAGCAACACAAAGGCTGCAACTGGTACATGGAGACATATGTGGACCCATCAAACCTCTTTCCAACAATAAGAATAGgtattttataagttttattgatgattacaGCCGCAAGGtgtgtttatattttcttgctgAAAAGTTTGAAGCCCTTACTATCTTTAAGAGTTTCAAAAATCATGTTGAGAAAGAGATTGGAGATTTTATTCGTTGTCTACGCACAGACAGAGGTGGAGAGTTCACCTCTCTCGAGTTCAACAATTTTTGCAAAACTAATGGTATCAGTAGACAACTTACTACAGTCTACACTCcccaacaaaatggtgtagcTGAGGGCAAGTACAGAACAATTATGAACATGGTTAGAAGTATATTATCAGAGAAGCAAGTTCCAGAGAATTTCTGGCCAGAAGCAGTAGACTGGACAATGCATGTGCTCAATAGAAGTTCTATAGTGGTAGTGAAAGATATGACTCCTGAGGAGGCTTGGAGTGGCGTAAAACCTAATGTTGAttattttcgagtttttgGGTGCATTGGGCATGTTTATGTATCAGACAATAAGAGAAAGAAGTTAGATGATAAAAGTTTTTAGTGTGTGCTGCTAGGGATGAGTGAAGAGTCTAAAGCATATCGACTCTATGATCCAGTGTCCAAGAAGATAGTTGTAAGCATAGATGtgattttttaagaaaacaaatgTTGGAATTGGGGGAAAACTAATGAAGAAGTTAGACTTGATACCCTTGAATGAGAAGATAGTAATATAAAGGGAAGTGAACATGACCTAAGTGAGGAAGAATCTAAAGAGGAGATAatagcagaagaagaaggagacgTTAGTATATCTTCCAGTGAGTCATCTGAATCAAATTCCTCAGCATCTGAAGAAAGCACTCTCGAAGTGAGAAACAAAAGAGCACCATTATGGATGGAAGATTATGTGAGCGGGAGAGAATTTTCTAAAGAAGCTGAGAACAACAATTTAGTTCTATTAACCTCAAGTACAGATCCGACTACCTTTGAAGAAGTtgttcaaagttcaaaatggAGAGCTGCAATGAACTTGGAGATAGAAGCCATCGAACGAAATTAGACTTGGTTGTTGATAGATTTGCctaaaggaatgaagaagatTGGAGTAAAGTGGATTTTCAATACCAAACTCAACAAAAATGGCGAAATTGACAAGAATAAGGCTAGGTTGGTAGCAAAAGGTTATGCACAACAACATGGTATAGACTATACCGAGGTGTTTCCACCGGTGGCTAGGTGGGTTACTATTCGAATGATAATTGATTTAGTAGCTCGGAATAGTTAGAACGTGTATTAGCTTGACGTGAAAAGTGCTTTCTTAATGGAGAAAAAAGGTCAAGAATACAAGGTATACAAATTGAGGAATGCATTATATGGCCTTAAACAAGCCCCACGTGCATGGCAACAGTCGAATTGAAGCACATTTTGTCAAAGAAGGATTTGAGAGGTCCAACTATGACCATACTTTATTCATACAAACAGGAGATAGAGgtaaaatttttgttgttaGTCTATATGTTGACGATCTAATTTTACTGGTAATAATGAGAGCATGTTTGTTAAGTTCAAGATTTCTATgaaacttgaatttgaaatgactAGTTtgggaaaaatgaaatattttctggGTGTAgatattttacaaaatcctGAAGGCATTTATATTAGTTAGAGAAAATATGCAAAAAGAAGTTTTGGAGAACTTTAGGATGGAAAAAAGTAATAGCGTGAAAAATCCTATTGTTCCTTGGTTTAGACTGAcaaaggatgaagaagaagccaaGATCAATGCTACCATGCATAAACAATTGATTGGAAGCCTTATGTATCTAACTGAAACAAGGTCGAATTTAATGTATGTAGTGTCTCTCATTAGCAAATTTATGACAAGTCCAATAGAGTTGCATTTGCAAGCTGCAAAAAAAGTGTTGAGATACTTGAAAGTACTATAGATTTGAGAATCCTTTATCAGAAAAGGGGTAAATGGAGAGTTAATAGTATATACTGACAGTTATTATGCAGGAGATATAGATGACAGGAAAAGCACTTCTGGTATGTGTTCTTACTCAGTGATGAGCTGTGTCTTGGTCCTCCAAAAAACAACCTGTTGTTACTTTGTCCACTACTGAAACAGAATTTGCGGCAGCCGCGTCTTGTGCTTGTCAAGTGTATCAGTATGTTATGTGATAACAGTTCCACTATTAAGCTATCCAAGAATCCAATCATGCATGGACGTAGTAAACACATTGATGTGAGGTTTCATTTCTTGCGTGATTTGACTAGAGATGGAGTTATTGAGCTAAAGCATTGTGTCACACTAGAACAAGTTACAGATATTATAACAAAACAACTGAAGTTGGATACATTCATAAAACTACGTGAGTCAATGGGTGTGTGTAGTACCACGAGTAAACTGAAATCATCCATGCAATTAGTTTAGAGGATAAATTGTTATAGATTGTCATACTAGACCTTTTCTCTATAGTTGAAATGGCTACCATTTATTTAGGATGTAACTTATTTAGGAAGGTTAGAACCactaaattaattgtttttcctatttttggagtttaataattttatcttttctaaatttgttaGTTTGTAAGGCTATAAAACCAACCAAGTTGATTTGTTTGATAATACAATTGATTTTCAGAGCTTTAGTTTGTGTGTGTTTACAACATGGTTGTAGCATATGGCACAAAATCtagaaccttatacaccagtgcagggtgtatgaacatgaCTACTCTTGCTGTGAGTGCTTTAAATTCAAGCCTATGGAACAATAGACTTGAACATATGAACATTAAATGTGTGAAGATGCTGGCTGTgaaaggagttttagaaggtctgaaattTGTTGATATGGGTCCTTATGAGGATTGCGTTATGAACAAACAGAAATGAGCTTCACAAAAGCTGCAAGAGAATTAAAGAAAGTGCGGTTAgaaatggtccatacaaaTATTTAGACCATCTTCAGTTTCATTACTTGGCGGACCAAAGTTCTACGCAccttcattgatgatttcagcAGAAAGGTGAGGATTTATTTCCTAAAACATatcttcaagaagtggaaagctgaagttaAAATATCAGACTGACTTGAAGACTAAATGTCTGAGatctgacaatggaggagagtatGACAAGTCAGAATTCAAAGCATTTTGTGTAGCTGAGGAAATTCGATTAATGAGAACATTTCCAAGTAAAACAAGACAAAATGATGTTGCAGAAAGAATTAATAGTTCATTGAATGAACATGTAAGAGTACGAGGATTCATTTTGGATTGTAAAAGATATTTTGGGCCAATGCTGTAAATATAGCAGTCTACTTTATCaatagagggccgtcagtacccttggAGTTCAAGTTGCCAGAAGAAGTATGGATaagaaaagaactcaagtactctcactttaGAACTTTTGGTTGTACTGCGTATGCTCGTGTTGATCCAAAGAAGAGTGATAAGCTTGACGTTGAGCCTATGAAATGCTACCTAATAGGTTAAGAttctgacatgttcgggtacAAGTTTGGGATGTCAAGAATAAGAGAATCCTGAGACATGATGACGTGacttttgatgaaaatgtcttGTACAAGGACAAAGAAACGAATGGTTCTGggacaacgaagcaagtgggagacGAGGTTGAGTTGCGGAAAAATTcacttagtgatgttgtagcagatactacTCAAGGAACTTCTGAGATTGTTGCTGATGAACTAGAggtggagcaagtgacacctgagcATGTGTTGAAAAGTTCATCCATAgctatcagagtaccagatagGTATGTATCTTCATTACACTGTCTGTTGTTGATTGATGAAGGGGAATCAAAACTCTTTGATGAGGTCCTACAATtcgaggatacaaccaagtggaAGAAAATCATGGATGATAGGATGTTTAGGCTTCAGAAATgtgttgctctttcatctactaaAATCGAGTACGTGGCTATAGCTAAAGCttgaaaggagatgatatagATGATAGACTATCAAGAAGAATTGAGCAAGAAGCAGCACGAGAATAttctttatacagatagtcaaAGTGTCATACAATTGGTGAGGAACctagtctatcattcaaagacaaaacatgaAAGGCGATAgcatttcactcgcaggttagtggaagatggtgataTGTTTGGAGAAGACAGAGGTTGCAAGGCATCCAGTAAACATGCtcacaaaatgtgttgatgttggaacattgaggttgtgaggtTGTGTGAAGCCTCAATTAGTATGGTGCACTGGATAGtcatttaagaattaaatttttggttaACCGGATTAGTCTCGAAGTGCGAGATACTAAGTCTGCTGTCTATTTATAgcaattaaattattggttcACTCGATGAggtgagaattgttgggatatgAAGCCTGCTGCCTATTTATAACTTATTCAATTGTTATAatagtaaaattatatatgaaaaatacaTAGTAAATGATTATTATAGTAAGAAGCGGGTAGAAaaatatatggtagatattattatagtaaatgattatttctttGGGCCTTCGGTGTGGACTGTGGATGTGTGCGCTGGATTGGATTGCGGACACGCGTTAGGTCAAAAGCAATAGATTGGTAGTGAGTTCGACTTCACCAAAAACTTTTGAGTCTCTCTCGTGTCGAAAGCAATAGATTGGTAGTGAGTTCGACTGcactggtttttttttttattattattatttttatttataaacacaaGATCACATCTAAATGTAAATAATCCTCAAGATAGGATGGTTGAGAAATGCctaaaagaattgaagttaTAACCtataacaacaaaatacaCTTTCCTTTTCCGTGActtaatcataagaactccaaGTTAGCATGCTTATCTTGCAGAAATCCTATGTTATGTGATATTTTGTGAAATTTACGAGAAAACGTGTGAATGGaaacaaaatatgttgaaagGTTTCGTGTTGGTCCGTGAAGATAGTCTTAACTCTTAGAAGCAAAAATTAGTTAATGGGGATGCAAACGGATGTCTAGTCCATCAAGTGCTGAATTAGGATTCGAAATCCTATGCATCGGGTGTTGCAATAAAAAACTTATATGATAAAAAACTTTGTTTGATTcaatcttaataaataatcaaaagtaATTGGCAACAAGGAAATTAGGAGAATTACTAACTCATTCTTACAAAACATCGTTCTTAACTCATGTTCCATTTGTCTAAAATAGCTCAAGTTTTGTTCTTATGAAAGGTTCCATTAGACTTGCATGGATGCGCAGAAGGGAAGAAATTTAGAGGGAATTTATTTCCCATTGAGAATAGATTAGTTTTGGACTAATTCCAAAGTTTCTATATCTGAATGTCTAACAAAAATAAGATTCAACtacaattttgaaagttttttttttttttttttttttttttttttttttttNACACTAAGAGTTCCAACCCGAATTAGTTTTAttgatttgttcttcttaAGTTCAAACTTCAGAGTTCTTTTTTAGAACCGTAGAGACCAAATTTCAAGATATTGTAGAAGATAAAAGTGCTTGGAAAATCGTAGAAAcctatgaaaaatataaaaggaaacaacgagaaattaagaaaaaaagtcGATCAAAGTCGATCGATGGGAAAAATGGTCATTTTGTCCTCATTCCCGAATTAGGAGTGTAGAGGTAACCCTAATTGATCATagtgaagaaaagaaagaagaaataaaagaaatgaagaggaaagaaagaacaggGAAGCTAGGGTTTGAGGGGAGGAATTTCACAAGAAACGTTTATTAGACGGAGAAGGTTAACTATGAGTGGTTGATTTTTCCTATTTTGTCAAAAACCAAGGAAGAACAAAAGGTAAGATTTATGGGTTTTTATTCATGATTAATCTAGGGGTCGTTTTACACAAGTTCCATGAAGAAATTCAGGGGAGATTCAGGCTACAAGCAAAGTTTCGGTGGATCATCCAAGAAaggtaaatatataattttctgCCTAATTTGAACgtaaatatttcttcatgCCATTggaaaattacaagaaaatacCTTTGTTTAGATGGATTAAAACGCTTTAGTTTTGTGAAGAAAGATAGTCAATTTGAGTTCTACTAAaagttatgaaatataaagaaattaaaaaagattgaaaaactAATCGAAAACTGAAAAAATCATAAGAACATAAGCAAAGAGAAATTGGAGGAAGCCACGTGTCACACATAGGGGAGGTGTACACGTCTAGAAATGACTTAGACACGCATAG
The Cucurbita pepo subsp. pepo cultivar mu-cu-16 chromosome LG16, ASM280686v2, whole genome shotgun sequence genome window above contains:
- the LOC111777714 gene encoding uncharacterized protein LOC111777714, producing MILDSEEEELIEIVKFFEEEVEEKEEEANYAELEDEEEILLMSYVELNQSRKEDVWFLDSGCSNHMCANKEWFSDFDEEFQQSVKLGNNFKMTVWEKVTSDCKLLESLIRKVCLYFLAEKFEALTIFKSFKNHVEKEIGDFIRCLRTDRGGEFTSLEFNNFCKTNGISRQLTTVYTPQQNGVAEGKYRTIMNMVRSILSEKQVPENFWPEAVDWTMHVLNRSSIVVVKDMTPEEAWSGVKPNVDYFRVFGCIGHVYVSDNKRKKLDDKNSNIKGSEHDLSEEESKEEIIAEEEGDVSISSSESSESNSSASEESTLEVRNKRAPLWMEDYVSGREFSKEAENNNLVLLTSSTDPTTFEEVVQSSKWRAAMNLEIEAIERN